The proteins below are encoded in one region of Streptomyces roseirectus:
- a CDS encoding RICIN domain-containing protein gives MTTPSTTPSSHRAARSRAHTRGRHRRRWTTTAVLLAVPAAAVPYLLFTQDDSQAATIDTAAYYRLISVRSGKALDVDAFSTADGTRIQQWTDQNTANQQWKFRPTNGGYYELVNRNSGKVLGIAGNSTAKSAAAVQQTDSSSTAQEWRVDETNGAFTLTSRRSGQVLDVSGGSTAQGTPVIQFPGIGSTNQRWKLVKVTPATTPGSSTGTTQTSASGPYAWKNAQVVGGGYVTGLVFNSREKNLLYARTDMGGAYRWDAGAKQWLPLTDWIGEKDWNLLGIDSLATDAADPNRLYLAAGTYTNDWAGNGAILRSTDRGRTFQRTDLPFKVGGNEDGRGAGERLVIDPANHANLLLGTRKNGLWRSTDFGSTWRQVTGFPVRDGVPVTFVTYGPAGSGTVYAGTADKSAPLYRSTDGGTTWKPVAGQPTGQLPQHGVLSGDGTLYLTYTDALGPNGVTAGSVWKYTASGVWKNISPSQGSYGFSGLAVDPRDPSTVMVTTLDRWWPEDEIYRTTDGGSTWKALAEKSVRDASAAPYVGTGVGHWMTALAIDPFDSGHVLYGTGNGIWRSQDANASDTGGTSHWTVGAQGLEETALLDAVAPPGGGTLVTAMGDQGGFHYDGALTKVPTGRLSNPLMTNSTSIDFAQSSPSTMVRVGRGGKQDGAYSTDGGRTWTGFTSEPVPSADSGHVALSADGSAIVWTESGQAPYRSTDRGTTWSRSAGLPANSEVVADRSTSGTFYSLSNGTLYASTDAGATFTPRATNLPGGRLSVTPGAAGDLWLSGGSGGLLHSTDAGRTFTKVSTVQSASALGFGKPAPGSSQQTLYVIATVNNTPGVYRSTDRAATWVRVNDNAHQWGALTGTAVITGDPDTFGRVYIGTNGRGLQYGDPS, from the coding sequence ATGACCACCCCCTCGACGACCCCCAGCTCCCACCGGGCCGCCCGCTCCCGCGCCCACACCCGGGGCCGCCACCGCCGCCGCTGGACCACCACCGCCGTCCTCCTCGCCGTCCCCGCCGCAGCCGTCCCCTACCTCCTGTTCACCCAGGACGACTCCCAGGCCGCGACGATCGACACCGCGGCCTACTACCGCCTGATCTCCGTCCGCAGCGGCAAGGCCCTGGACGTCGACGCCTTCTCCACCGCCGACGGCACCCGCATCCAGCAGTGGACCGACCAGAACACCGCCAACCAGCAGTGGAAGTTCCGCCCCACAAACGGCGGTTACTACGAACTCGTCAACCGCAACAGCGGCAAGGTCCTCGGCATAGCCGGCAACTCAACCGCCAAGTCGGCGGCGGCAGTTCAGCAGACCGATTCCTCATCGACCGCCCAGGAGTGGCGCGTCGACGAGACGAACGGTGCCTTCACCCTCACCTCCCGCAGGAGCGGCCAGGTCCTGGACGTCTCCGGCGGCTCAACTGCCCAGGGAACGCCCGTCATTCAGTTCCCGGGCATCGGAAGCACCAACCAGCGCTGGAAGTTGGTGAAGGTGACCCCGGCGACGACCCCGGGCTCCTCGACCGGCACCACGCAGACGTCCGCCTCCGGACCGTACGCGTGGAAGAACGCCCAGGTCGTGGGCGGCGGTTACGTCACCGGCCTCGTCTTCAACTCCCGTGAGAAGAACCTCCTTTACGCCCGCACCGACATGGGCGGCGCCTACCGCTGGGACGCCGGCGCCAAGCAGTGGCTCCCCCTGACGGACTGGATCGGCGAGAAGGACTGGAACCTCCTCGGCATCGACTCCCTGGCCACCGACGCCGCCGACCCCAACCGCCTCTACCTCGCCGCCGGCACCTACACCAACGACTGGGCGGGCAACGGCGCGATCCTGCGCTCCACCGACCGGGGCCGCACCTTCCAGCGCACCGACCTCCCCTTCAAGGTCGGCGGCAACGAGGACGGCCGCGGCGCGGGCGAACGCCTCGTCATCGACCCCGCGAACCACGCCAACCTCCTCCTGGGCACCCGCAAGAACGGCCTGTGGCGCAGCACGGACTTCGGGTCGACTTGGCGTCAGGTCACGGGCTTCCCGGTCCGGGACGGCGTCCCCGTCACCTTCGTCACCTACGGCCCGGCGGGCAGCGGAACGGTCTACGCCGGGACGGCCGACAAGTCCGCGCCCCTGTACCGCTCCACCGACGGCGGCACCACCTGGAAGCCCGTCGCCGGCCAGCCGACCGGTCAACTCCCGCAGCACGGCGTCCTGTCGGGCGACGGCACCCTGTACCTGACCTACACCGACGCCCTCGGCCCCAACGGCGTGACGGCGGGCTCGGTCTGGAAGTACACCGCGTCCGGCGTGTGGAAGAACATCTCGCCCTCGCAAGGCAGTTACGGCTTCTCCGGCCTCGCCGTCGACCCGCGTGACCCGTCCACGGTGATGGTCACGACCCTCGACCGCTGGTGGCCCGAGGACGAGATCTACCGGACGACGGACGGCGGTTCGACCTGGAAGGCGCTGGCCGAGAAGTCCGTGCGCGACGCCTCCGCCGCCCCGTACGTCGGCACCGGCGTCGGCCACTGGATGACGGCCCTCGCGATCGACCCCTTCGACTCCGGCCACGTCCTGTACGGCACCGGCAACGGCATCTGGCGCAGCCAGGACGCGAACGCCTCCGACACGGGCGGCACCAGCCACTGGACCGTCGGTGCGCAGGGCCTCGAAGAGACCGCGCTGCTGGACGCCGTCGCCCCGCCCGGCGGCGGGACCCTCGTCACCGCCATGGGTGACCAGGGCGGTTTCCACTACGACGGCGCCCTGACCAAGGTGCCCACCGGACGCCTGAGCAACCCCCTCATGACCAACAGCACCAGCATCGACTTCGCCCAGTCCAGCCCCTCGACGATGGTCCGCGTCGGCCGTGGCGGCAAGCAGGACGGCGCGTACTCCACCGACGGCGGCCGCACCTGGACCGGGTTCACGTCGGAGCCGGTGCCCAGCGCCGACAGCGGCCACGTAGCTCTTTCGGCCGACGGCTCCGCGATCGTCTGGACGGAGTCCGGCCAGGCCCCCTACCGCTCCACCGACAGGGGTACGACCTGGTCCCGCTCGGCGGGTCTTCCGGCTAACTCGGAAGTAGTAGCCGACCGCTCCACCTCCGGCACCTTCTACTCCCTGTCCAACGGCACCCTCTACGCCAGCACCGACGCGGGCGCGACCTTCACCCCCCGGGCCACGAACCTCCCCGGCGGCCGTCTGTCCGTCACCCCCGGCGCTGCCGGTGACCTGTGGCTCTCCGGTGGTTCGGGCGGTCTCCTGCACTCCACGGACGCGGGCCGTACCTTCACCAAGGTCTCCACGGTGCAGTCCGCCTCGGCCCTCGGCTTCGGCAAGCCGGCTCCGGGTTCTTCCCAGCAGACGCTCTACGTGATCGCCACCGTCAACAACACCCCCGGCGTCTACCGCTCCACCGACCGGGCCGCCACCTGGGTCCGCGTCAACGACAACGCCCACCAATGGGGCGCGCTGACCGGCACCGCCGTCATCACCGGCGACCCCGACACCTTCGGCCGCGTCTACATCGGCACCAACGGCCGCGGCCTCCAGTACGGCGACCCTTCCTGA
- a CDS encoding ABC transporter substrate-binding protein has product MSTLSTSGTRYEEYDLSRLSLAELRDMRRDALRDEADLSYVRRLLQGRIDILRAELACRGAAVVGGVVERLSEILADGPARYRSSARHVTLGTPRGEEYRRLAAEMLGEVELSDLSARTDGELTEAMGRLEGYEQEVSRRRQGLQRAADDCGAEITRRYREGEAQVDDLLG; this is encoded by the coding sequence ATGAGCACACTCAGTACATCGGGCACGCGGTACGAGGAGTACGACCTGTCCCGGCTCAGCCTGGCCGAGCTGCGCGACATGCGGCGGGACGCGCTCCGGGACGAGGCGGATCTCAGTTACGTGCGGCGGCTGTTGCAGGGGCGGATCGACATCCTGCGGGCGGAGTTGGCGTGCCGGGGGGCCGCCGTGGTGGGGGGAGTGGTGGAGCGGCTGTCGGAGATCCTGGCGGACGGACCGGCCCGGTACCGGTCGTCCGCTCGGCACGTGACGCTCGGTACCCCTCGGGGGGAGGAGTACCGGAGGCTGGCCGCGGAGATGCTGGGCGAGGTGGAGCTGTCGGACCTGTCCGCCCGCACGGACGGGGAGCTGACCGAGGCGATGGGGAGACTTGAGGGCTACGAGCAGGAGGTCTCCCGGCGTAGACAGGGGTTGCAGCGGGCGGCGGACGACTGCGGGGCGGAGATCACTCGCAGGTATCGGGAGGGTGAGGCCCAGGTGGACGACCTGCTGGGGTGA